One genomic window of Coffea eugenioides isolate CCC68of chromosome 1, Ceug_1.0, whole genome shotgun sequence includes the following:
- the LOC113770516 gene encoding premnaspirodiene oxygenase-like codes for MEHLSFTLNLITFFFFATILLTLIKERKRSHTIQKLPPGPWKLPFIGCMHHLIGSLPHRRLKNLAQKHGPLIHLQLGEVSAAVVSSPNLAKEIMKTRDLSFASRPELLTFKIVCYDSKDILFSPYGDYWRQMRKICVTELLSAKSVRSFHNIRQDEVLHLVEAIRQLAGKSVNITEKLFSHTSSMVCRAAFGQVSKEDQYEFVRLMKQVAALGGGFDIADLFPSYKILHVLTGLKPKLQKIHHKMDIIFENLIKEHVKNQTRKKKFIADSNQEDLIDVLLRIRDSEALQFPITNDNIKAIIFDMFAGGTETSSSTVEWAMSEMIRNPMVMAKAQEEIRQAFKVKPKIDEIDVQELRYLKFVIKETLRLHPPAPLLIPRECREQCEVNGYTIPIKTKVVVNCWALGRDPEYWSDPESFEPERFDNNPVDFTGNHFEFVPFGGGRRICPGMSFGLVNMELQLALLLYHFNWRLPDGMNSEDLDMIENNGITATRKNNLYLVPSLYDPSIDL; via the exons ATGGAGCATCTGAGTTTCACCTTAAACTTGatcactttctttttctttgcaaCCATTCTCTTGACTTTAATCAAGGAACGGAAAAGATCCCACACCATCCAGAAATTGCCTCCAGGTCCATGGAAGCTTCCATTTATTGGATGTATGCATCATTTGATAGGCTCACTTCCACATCGTAGACTGAAAAACTTAGCTCAAAAACATGGACCTCTAATCCATTTGCAGCTTGGTGAAGTTTCAGCTGCTGTTGTCTCATCACCAAATTTGGCGAAAGAGATCATGAAAACACGCGATCTTTCTTTTGCTAGCAGGCCTGAACTTCTCACATTCAAGATCGTCTGTTATGATTCTAAAGATATCCTATTCTCCCCCTATGGTGATTACTGGAGACAAATGCGAAAAATCTGCGTCACGGAACTTCTTAGCGCTAAAAGTGTTAGGTCCTTCCACAATATTAGACAGGATGAGGTTTTGCATCTGGTTGAAGCAATAAGGCAATTGGCAGGCAAGAGTGTCAATATAACTGAAAAACTTTTCTCACATACAAGTTCGATGGTTTGTAGAGCTGCATTTGGTCAGGTTTCCAAAGAAGATCAATACGAATTTGTAAGATTAATGAAGCAAGTGGCAGCTTTAGGAGGAGGTTTTGATATTGCTGATCTATTTCCTTCTTACAAAATTCTTCATGTTCTGACTGGACTGAAGCCTAAATTGCAGAAGATCCACCACAAAATGGACATTATATTTGAAAACTTAATCAAGGAGCACGTCAAGAACCAAACTAGGAAAAAGAAGTTCATTGCTGATTCTAATCAAGAAGATCTTATTGACGTTCTACTGCGAATAAGAGATAGTGAGGCCCTTCAATTTCCGATCACTAACGACAATATCAAAGCTATCATCTTT GATATGTTTGCCGGTGGAACTGAAACTTCATCCTCAACTGTTGAATGGGCCATGTCAGAGATGATCAGAAACCCGATGGTGATGGCCAAGGCACAGGAAGAAATCAGGCAGGCCTTTAAGGTAAAACCGAAAATAGATGAAATTGATGTTCAAGAATTGAGATACCTGAAGTTTGTGATCAAGGAAACTTTAAGACTGCACCCTCCTGCCCCTTTGCTCATCCCTAGAGAATGCAGGGAGCAATGTGAAGTAAATGGATATACTATACCAATCAAAACAAAGGTCGTGGTAAATTGTTGGGCACTTGGAAGAGATCCAGAGTATTGGAGTGATCCTGAAAGCTTTGAACCAGAGAGATTTGATAACAATCCGGTTGATTTCACAGGAAATCACTTCGAGTTTGTTCCATTTGGCGGAGGAAGGAGAATTTGCCCTGGAATGTCATTTGGTTTGGTCAATATGGAGCTTCAACTGGCGCTTCTACTTTACCATTTCAACTGGAGACTCCCGGATGGTATGAACTCCGAAGACTTGGACATGATAGAGAACAACGGGATAACAGCAACAAGGAAAAACAACCTTTATTTGGTTCCTTCCTTGTATGATCCTTCAATTGATTTGTGA